A section of the Gemmatimonadaceae bacterium genome encodes:
- a CDS encoding DUF350 domain-containing protein: MDWSVVGLNFLYAIIGVVLMFVSYRVIDALTPQVDFAEELKKGNIAVGLFVAAIFIAVAIVVAGALN; this comes from the coding sequence ATGGACTGGTCCGTCGTCGGGCTCAACTTCCTCTATGCGATCATCGGTGTGGTGCTGATGTTCGTGTCCTACCGCGTGATCGATGCGCTCACCCCGCAGGTGGATTTCGCCGAGGAGCTCAAGAAGGGGAACATCGCGGTGGGGCTGTTCGTCGCGGCGATCTTCATCGCCGTGGCGATCGTGGTGGCTGGCGCGTTGAACTGA